In Nitrososphaerales archaeon, the genomic stretch CTATCTTTTCTATCGTTACAGAGAGCTCATTTTTTGCTGTCGCTGAAAGGCTATTGTAATCCAATCTTCCTAGCACACTTAGTATCTTATCTCTTCCATCCTTACCTATATACACACGCTCACTTGGCTCAAAGCTAGCATTTGGTACTCCCAAAAGTTCTAACAACGTAAGTCTTTCTTCGCCAATAGCCTGCACAATAGTGCCCTCTCTTCCCCTTACAGTAGTTGATCTACCTCTAGGTACAACATCAAGAATATACGCATACTCCTCATACTTCCTTGGCTGTTGTGCTGCACTTTCCAATAACAACACTGCTGCCTTACTACGCATTCTCCTTGATTATCTTTAGCATCTTTTCCAAGGTGTCAGTAAGTATCAGTTTCTTCCAACCAAAAGTAAAAGCACGAAGCTCCTCGATGCTTGTTGGCATAATGTTAACTATTTCAGCTGCTTCCGTTTCCGCAAGGCTGCACTCTTGCATAAGTTTTTCCTTCATTTTCTTAGCTTTCTTCCCATCTATCTTCGAGAACTTTGTTACATAATCATGCGTCCATCGCTGAATCTGATCCATAGTTTCAGGACTAGCCTTATCAAGGATATCCTTGACTTCCGGTATAGTAATTATAGTTTTTTTTGAAATATCTGCCAATACATTCACCCTAGTGGCTTTATATGATTAAGCCTTGCCTTCACTGTTTTTTCTTTATTCCCAATATTAACCTTGACAGTGACGGTTCTCCTTCCCACATAGTCAACAATGCCGACCTTGCCTTGAAATCTTCTATGCGGCATCCCTTTGTGCTCACTGGGATCGATATCAATTACAACCTTATCTCCAGGTTTGTAATCATGAAGCAAGTAAGAAAGACCTCTAACAAATCGTTTTTGAAAAATATGTCTGGTCTTTCTTCGTATTCCTCTCGATCGTGGCATTTTACCACTATCCATTAATACTGCTTTAATTTAACAGTTATGTTAAACCTAGCTCTTGCTTCTCTTAGACGTCTCTTCTGCATCCTCAACGCCCTTCTCTGTTAGGCGGAAGATAACTTCCCGTTCTGCGTGGTATGGGCTATCAACCATCCTTGCAATTCTATTCTTGCCTGATCTCTTTAGATATATTCTATAGGTGCTTGTGTGCGCTACTACATGTCCACCAGTTGGTCTGAAGGGATCGCCAAAGAATGTATCGGGTGATGCTTGTATTTGATTCGTTGCAACAGCAGCTATATTGTATGTCTCAGCAATTCTTAGCATAATATGCATGAACTTGTTCAATCTCTGCTGTCTACCTGCAAGGGTTCCCCTGCCAAGAAATTCAGCACGGTAATGAGCAACAGCCGAATCCACAATTAACAATCTAGCACACGTCTTGCTTATGACAGATCCCAGATCTTCCATTATAAGTTCTTGGTGTGCACTATTGTATGCTTTAGCAACTACAACCTTTTCCAAAGCTTCGTTTGGATCTAAACCCCTTGCTTCAGCTATCGAATAAATACGCTCAGGTCTGAACGTTCCTTCAGTGTCTATGTAAATTGCACCAGCTTCTAGCCCCCCTTTATTTTTTGGCATCTGAACCATTACACATAAAGTATGGCAGATCTGTGTCTTGCCCGTACCATATTCTCCATAAATCTCTGTAATGGCCTGTGTTTCAATTCCACCACTAAGCAAGTCATCAAGGCTATTAGTACCAGTGCTGATGCGCTCAATGGACTGCCTCTTCTTGTAAATTTCTGTGGCTGTAACAAAGTCCTTTTCTAACCTTCCAATCTCTACAAGTTTCGTCCGTGCTCTATTACATATGGAAGTGGCCTTATCAACATCCAAGCCAGTGGCATCAGAAACGCCCATTGGACCTCTAACAAGAAGGTCCATTATAGTATGGATACCAGCTTCAAGCAGCTTTTGCTTGGTTACGGGACCGACGCCTTCAATATTCTCTAACTCTAGCTCTTCACTCACGCATATCGATGTTTGAATCTTGATAATAAGTCTTATTGTAACGATTTCCTAGTATACTGTGTAAAATATTTTTTGGAAAGTTTATAACAATGACATGGAGGCAGAAATCATGCATGAAGTTATTACTCGCATCGTTCCTGATATTTTTCATTTATACTAACGCATATGCAAGCGAAAATACAATATGGCCAATGTATAAGCAAGATCCTCAACACACTGGTCAGAGCCCTTTTAATGGAAGTGAGGAAAATATATTGAGATGGAAATTCCCTACAGGTGAAAGAATACAGGGCTCCCCTACAATAGGAATAGATGGCACCATCTATATAACTTCACATGACTCTACACTTTATGCAATAAGTCGAGATGGTAGGGAAAAGTGGAGTTTTCAAGCAATGGCAAGGATAGACTCTACCCCAGCAATTGCTTCGGATGGCACAGTATACTTTGGAGCATGGGATGGAGCCCTGTATTCAATTGCCCCATCAGGAAGGGGTAAATGGAAGGTGCTTACTTCGGATCAAATCTCATCATCACCAACTATTGGACCAGATAATACGATATACATAGGATCTGATGATGGATTTGTCTATGCTATATTCCCTAATGGTACTCTAAGGTGGAGCTTTAGAACTAACGACAGGGTATTCTCAACGCCAGGACTGTCGCCAGATGGCACTATCTATGTGGGCTCCTTTGATAATAACCTGTATGCCATAAACCCTGATGGTACAGAAAAATGGAGATTCAAAACTGGTGGGTTTGTATTTTCATCTCCAGCAATTGCTTCGGATGGCACAGTATACTTTGGAGCATACGATAATAACGTATACGGTGTACATCCAAATGGTACCTTGAAGTGGAGGTTCGCCACACAAGGTGTTGTTCAGGGCTCTCCTTCCGTAGCTAGCGATGGCACTATCTATGTGGGCTCCTTTGATAATAACCTGTATGCCATAAACCCTGATGGTACAGAAAAATGGAGATTCAAAACAAATGATCTCGTGGTCTCTTCACCTGCTATAGATGCAGATGGCACAGTATACGTAGGATCTGTGGATATGTTTGTTTATGCCATAAACCCTGATGGTACAGAAAAATGGAGATTCAAAACAAATGATCGTATATTTTCTTCACCTGCTATAGATGCAGATGGCACAGTATACGTAGGATCTGTAGATGGCAATCTTTACGCTATAGGTAAACCCCTCGAATCGTCGGTTTTCGGTCTACCACGGAACGGCATAGTCAATGAACTGATAGGCTACGCTGGAACAGAATTGTATGTTTCATCAACAAATGTTTTGCCCGGGCAGCAAACTAGTGAGATTAGTGTTGAAGTTCTCCTGAGAAATGTCGATTCACGTCCAAGAGCTTTCGATCTGGAATCATTCCGACTCAAGGATTTAAATGGATTTGAATATACTCCCGACGCCGAAAAGAGCATGCTTCATTCTGTTAAGATACAGAGTGGAGATGTAATGAGAGGAGTTTTGTTTTTTAAATCTGATACCGATATATCTCCGGTGGAGCTGCTTTACCATGATGTAAGAGGTGTAAGATTAACTGTTGACCTTACAAATGCGAGGGTTCCACCTGATGAAGAACCACTTGTATTACTTGTACCCGGCTCTAACCTCGGTAAGAAGATAATAGACAAAAATCTGGAGATGACCATAGTTGATGAAAAATTTCTGGAGTCTGATCCTCAGCAGTATGTCATTACCTTGTCACTCCGGAACCGAGGGAATGATGAAATAGTATATGATCAGGTATTTGCTTATGTAAAAGATTCCAATGGAAATGTATTCC encodes the following:
- a CDS encoding DUF655 domain-containing protein, whose amino-acid sequence is MRSKAAVLLLESAAQQPRKYEEYAYILDVVPRGRSTTVRGREGTIVQAIGEERLTLLELLGVPNASFEPSERVYIGKDGRDKILSVLGRLDYNSLSATAKNELSVTIEKIVKNNEKRFVDYVNTAQPINPRIHSLQLIPGIGRTYLMSILTEREKKPFESFSDLQNRIGLKDPARLIARRILEEISGDTRMNIFVRR
- a CDS encoding RNA polymerase Rpb4, translated to MADISKKTIITIPEVKDILDKASPETMDQIQRWTHDYVTKFSKIDGKKAKKMKEKLMQECSLAETEAAEIVNIMPTSIEELRAFTFGWKKLILTDTLEKMLKIIKENA
- the radA gene encoding DNA repair and recombination protein RadA, with product MSEELELENIEGVGPVTKQKLLEAGIHTIMDLLVRGPMGVSDATGLDVDKATSICNRARTKLVEIGRLEKDFVTATEIYKKRQSIERISTGTNSLDDLLSGGIETQAITEIYGEYGTGKTQICHTLCVMVQMPKNKGGLEAGAIYIDTEGTFRPERIYSIAEARGLDPNEALEKVVVAKAYNSAHQELIMEDLGSVISKTCARLLIVDSAVAHYRAEFLGRGTLAGRQQRLNKFMHIMLRIAETYNIAAVATNQIQASPDTFFGDPFRPTGGHVVAHTSTYRIYLKRSGKNRIARMVDSPYHAEREVIFRLTEKGVEDAEETSKRSKS
- a CDS encoding PQQ-binding-like beta-propeller repeat protein; its protein translation is MKLLLASFLIFFIYTNAYASENTIWPMYKQDPQHTGQSPFNGSEENILRWKFPTGERIQGSPTIGIDGTIYITSHDSTLYAISRDGREKWSFQAMARIDSTPAIASDGTVYFGAWDGALYSIAPSGRGKWKVLTSDQISSSPTIGPDNTIYIGSDDGFVYAIFPNGTLRWSFRTNDRVFSTPGLSPDGTIYVGSFDNNLYAINPDGTEKWRFKTGGFVFSSPAIASDGTVYFGAYDNNVYGVHPNGTLKWRFATQGVVQGSPSVASDGTIYVGSFDNNLYAINPDGTEKWRFKTNDLVVSSPAIDADGTVYVGSVDMFVYAINPDGTEKWRFKTNDRIFSSPAIDADGTVYVGSVDGNLYAIGKPLESSVFGLPRNGIVNELIGYAGTELYVSSTNVLPGQQTSEISVEVLLRNVDSRPRAFDLESFRLKDLNGFEYTPDAEKSMLHSVKIQSGDVMRGVLFFKSDTDISPVELLYHDVRGVRLTVDLTNARVPPDEEPLVLLVPGSNLGKKIIDKNLEMTIVDEKFLESDPQQYVITLSLRNRGNDEIVYDQVFAYVKDSNGNVFLPDTSRSVRGTLVPGQMTEVKIWFMIPANVDSVVFVYDDGSHTIVIPEFPLGIFVVASAISFLVLLSKFTVPK